DNA sequence from the Armigeres subalbatus isolate Guangzhou_Male chromosome 1, GZ_Asu_2, whole genome shotgun sequence genome:
CAGTCGTCGAATAATGTCGCCGGCTGCAGTCCACTGGATGAACCCAGAATAAAGTGGTTCGGAGTAAGTACCGGTGCATCTGGATCGTCTGCTGGAACCTCCGTTAACGGACGTGAGTTTAGGGTGCCCTCGATCTCCACCAGTAAGTTTCTGAGAACCTCGTCGTTGAGAAGACGCTGTGGTTGGATTTGCTGCAGGTTGCGTTTCACGCTCTAAATGAGCCTTTTCCATGACCCATCCATGTGGGGGGAGGCAGGAGGAAGAAAGCACCATTCGGTATTGGGACTGGTTATttcttgaacaatttttttctgaTCTAATTCGGCAAGTGCTGCTTCAAGCTCCTTATTTGCGGCCACGAAATTCGTGCCACGGTCACTGAATATTTGATTCGGAACGCCTCTTCGCAACATAAAATTACGCATCACCATAATATAAGAGTCCGCACTTAAGTGtacctcgtagtgctgcttccacctttcgattgTGCCCAGgaccgaaaacctcattaataaagataataataataataacctttcgatcaccacacgttcgtccgttaaGATACTCCCGTCCTTATCCCTgaacatttcggctcgcggttcgaagcctttgcgggatgcgttgagcttctgatagaacttgcgtgtttctcgagaaaggcacagctgttccattcCATCTCCTCAGCCGCCCGTAACATGGTCCAGGGCTGATTTTGAATATGAATATGAAACATTCATttccagcagcagcagctgtTCTAGTTTAATTTTTTATACTGTCAAAATCTTAAAACTGGTATAGCGCTCAGTTCTTTTTTCTGCAGAATTGAAACAcaaatgaatcacgagattaaaatattttcaattattttggtgtatgaatgcatcatttctcgcttaacttttcaaaaggacctaaggtTTCATATtagtctgttgattgcaatatgtattcaaattaattcatgaaaaaaatgttacttaggtcccttcgaaaagttaagcgagatttcatctacggatcaatccactttgcaattacggcgacTTTCTTGGTagcatcattcttcttcttctttttcgatggctctacattccaactagaacttggacTGCTTTTCAAATTATTCTATTACCAATGTAACCGTTCAAGAAAACACTCTGAAGAAGTGCGACAAACGcagtggcttaagcgccaccctCGTTACCGAGAGACCACTGGTCGTGTTAAGGATTGCCCGACTAAGCTGTTTTAAGCATGAGCGCAATCTTCTCAGGGTTATCGAACGGTTGTTAATTTGATTAGATTAAACGTAATGGCtagaaatcaagacaaaattttcaaaacgacttatctgcttttgtaaacaaagattcaaacgacgatttgacgaatctgatagctctcccacgcaaaccaacaccctcaataggtaggtgaaggtttccgctacctattgatggtgttggtttgagGGAGTGAGCTATAAGATTCGTCaattcgtcgtttgaatctttgtttacaaaagcagataagtcgttttgaaaattttgtcttgaaataagaTCAGCAATGCAATACACTGGGGGTATGTAACAAAGCGGAGAATAGAAACGTGCTCAAGATCAACGTAAAGTGAAACGCAATACGACAGACACCCGGGCGGACAAAATTACCACAGGGCTCAGCGCTCATGTTCATGGAACCATGGCTatcggataccggagatattccgggtttttcgaaggtaggtttagaaccgtaaatttgtggtgggtattaggataagttgtggttaaaaacagaataatgttcgtaaccacaaatgaagtagggctctttctgattagaaccatatgttgaaattcgaaatcggaccagaatcaagtgagatatggccatttgtttaCAATCGGTGCCGATCTGGAGTTTTGAAAGGGACCAGGTCACAAACtcatttgaatcaagctttttgaccgatcttccattatgattacattccaGGAGTCTTCTGTcacgtcaagaatgaaaaaccaactaaAAAGACAGATTCTGAAGCCACTGGGGTGCCCCCGGGCAACCCgtagaggggacatttcagttttggcaccaaTGCTAGCCATTCGatggttcgtttttcatggtttacTATCAGAAAGCGAGGTATGAGtgtaaaatggaccattgacggctttgaccacTTCCAGGACCTGTGGATTGTCCCCGGGAAACcggtagaaggggacatttcagttttagcaccaaagctAGTCATTCGACGACTCGTtcctcatggttttcgatcgggaagcgaggtatgaatataaaattgaccattgacgattctgaccgcttccgggacctctGGATTACTCCCAGGAGAACCTGTAAAAAGGGTCTTTTCGGATTTAGCGTCAAAACTAGTCATACGACGGAtcttttttcatagttttctatcaggaagagAGGTATgattataaaatgtattattGACGACTTTGTCCGCTttcgggacctacggattgttcccggggaacctgtagaagaggACATTTCACATTCTGCGCCAGAATAAGTCATTCAAGGGTTCTGTTCTCAAGGTTTTCGATTAAGAAGCAAAGAATGAATATTAATATTAGCGATTATGATCACTTCCGGAGCCTATGCATTGCTCCAAGGAAATATGTTGAAGGAGACAtctcagttttagcgccaaaacaaGTCACTGGACAGCTCTTTTTTCATGTATTCCTtcagtatgaatataaaatgaacTATTGAAGACTCTGACCACTTCTGAAATCTACAAACTGCCCCAGGGAAGACTACCAACTGCCCCCTATAGAAGGGGGGATTCCAGTTTTTGCGCCGAAACTAATCATTCGACCGttgtttttcatagtttttgatcaggaagcgaggttTGAATATAAGATGGACTATTGACGattctgaccgcttccgggacctacggattgctCCAGGAGagcctgtagaaggggacatttcagttttagtgcCAAAAGAAGTCATTCGAAAccaagaaaaccatgaaaaaagaaccgTTGAATGACTAACTTTGAagccaaaactgaaatgtccaatATACGGGTTCctcggggacaatccgtaggtcccggaagcggtcgaAGCCGccaatggtcaattttatacactgaattttgttttttacacgatttacattttctcaattttccactcatcctaaatgtttaacgtagtttaattatcatgtgatttttctttgttttattcttgattttttaaaacatgttgcgaagagtttggtggcaaattgaattcacacgatcaaaaatacgagcgaaaaaaatcgtgtaaaaaacaaAATGCTGTgtactcatacctcgcttcctgatagaaaaccatgaaaaacgaaccgtcgaatggctagcattggtgccaaaactgaaatgtcccctctacGGGTTCTCCAGGGGCACCCCAGCGACTTCAGAATCCGTCTTTatggttggtttttcattcttgacatgacagaagacttctggaatgtaatcataatggaagatcggtcaataaacttgattcaaatgaatgtgtggcctggtcccttttaaaactccagatcggcaccgattctaaacaaatggccatgcccatatctcacttgattctggtccgatttcgaatttcaatatatggttccaatcagaaagagacctacttcatttgtgattactaatatttttctgtttctaaccacaacttatcctaatacccaccacaaatttacggttctgaacctaccttcgaaaaacccggaatatctccggtatccgatAGCCATGGTTCCATGAACATATGATAaaactacattaaatttctagttcaggcatccctgaattgtccaaatcggataataattgacatagctACAACACATCTGATTATACTCAAAAAATTTCTATCCCAGGTATTTTGGCCATCCcttgtatgtatcttgtgtgacaagtacaatgaatacactatgcccagggagtcgagaatgtttttaacccgaaaacatcctagaccggaccgagaattgaaGTCGTCATCTCCCGATttgcaatcctatgcctttgctcgcaaggtattattaggccgttacaaatatttaattaacattctgtcctactggtctccaaaAGGTCAAGCCCCAACCTCCCCCCcccttttattttaaatattaaaatgaaaaaatcaaaaaactcctcggattcgttagagaatgttttaaaaatcctcaaagttatccgaattttattttgttaccCCCTCAACATTTTGTCAAAATAATCCGAGGGGGAGGGAGACAAAATTGTTTCTAAATATTTGCATCGgctttatttcatttatttgaaaattttaaaaacatgaatggaaTACTGCTTGtttgtttgttctattttgctccaaattcaaaatagtggtcgaaaatttggaatggaactgaatcactactgattttacGATTATTCGACCTCAAGACGGTCGGAGAGGGGGCTGACCCATCCTTTCCCCCCAGAcctattgtcacccccgacgacggtgtCCAACAATTttccagtgacataagtaatcgaatgaattatcttaaaatattcTTGCATGATGATGACTGcattcctcaatgcaccaaactgttttacgtagtttacgttgggcggtcgtgtcttgtacacaacccttcagattttttttgcaacatATAACAAAACATGTTACAAAATTTCTTCTAGTCTTAACAAAACCGTTACTAAATATGTGttcaattgaacaaaaatataactcgttgggtatccagttagccttgcgtgcaaaggcgCAGGATTGCTAATCCGGAGCTGACGAGTTCGATACTCGGTTcggtccaggatgttttcgggtccGAAACATtatcgactccctgggcatagtgtagtccattgtacttgtcacacaagatacatactcatgcaatggcgggcatagaaaagctttcaattaataactgaggaaatgctaatagaatactaagttaacATTCTCTTTCCCAgtactattttcaaaaacttcaataggaaggaatcatctatggaaaaaatgttaaaacaggagttatttggcatagctaaaattagtggaaaacgaaaaaaagtttttgattgttttaaatagtttcactatttttactcaaaattgattatatttgctgTCTAATAAAACCATAAAGTTGTGCCGAACACTGTTctttgttgttgaaataattcgatgaatgttggaatgtgcaaaatttgatggagctctaaacagctaccatgggaaggaaatGGTTAAAATGCTAACCAAGTTCCAGtgagaatgtagagccatagaaaagCAAGAAGATTGATATATTGATAATTgtgaaataattttgttataactaACTGGTCGGGCACGGGATCGGAAGTAGGGGTGTGTCGATCTTAATAGTTGCACCATGCGAAGGAGCGTACCAATTGTGTCAATACCACTATGGTGAATTTCGGATGGAATCATataggacattttttttcttctgaatcAATActttattcgataaaaatggtcTTTTCCTCAAAACTATTACCACGGAATGGATTCCTCCCATTACCTGCCAAAAGTgataatcattttcaaaagtttcaaaTGAACCTTTCAAAAAGCTGCAAACCAGATAgttattttttctaaaaatttaaaactattGTCTCATTTTTATTCGAATCGTACATGCTAATAAACAGTGGTAAACTGAACGTAAAACTAAAACGACTAACACTGATCATATCTACGATAGTACGGAACGGATTGCTTTCCTTGCTGACCAAGCGGACTCAACCAAAATGGTCACGTAATGCTAATTCCTAAACGACTATATTCCTACAAGCTAACGAATTGAATGGACGTATGATGTTGTAAATTCGAAACTTAGTATTATCCCTTAAGATCACTAACATCTTTGCCTTTCTAATAGACACATTATCTTACCTTCTGATTCAACCCATTTTTCAACTGTTGACATCAATCTATATTAAAGTGCCGGATTGAGTTGTAATTTTTGGCGGGAATTTTATTCCCAACTTGTTTCTTCTAATTTTCATTGACGTTCTGCAGTCTTTATGGATCGCTTTGGAATGATTACTCACAACAGGTAAATGAAATGAAACCAACGATTAAGAACTTTCTAACTATTTGATGATGAGATGAAATTAATGCCAGATAAATCCTGTCAATAATTGGAATGCTGCTGTGTATGGTACTATTTCGTATAGAGTAAGTTCAAATAGAATTTCATTCAATTATTCAATGCATAAAACACTAAAGTAGATTATATCATCGGTATCTACGGTATCGGTTAGCTATGGTGGAAATACCTAAGAACAATCCTAAGAATTTGGTTTCTTTGAGATCTACGAGTACTGGTGACAGTTAGACAGGAACCCAACAATTGCCTATTGTGTGTTGTTAATTGGATATTCATCCGCTGTTCTAAAATCTAAAACGTACAAAAATCATCCGTCCGTCTCACCTGAATCTCTAGTTCCCACCGACGGTGGCATTTTGGTGCTGCTGAGGCTGCGGATTCACCAGGTTGTGGTTTTCCTCGTCGCCGATGGCGGACGGATTGCCGCCGGTGGCCGCGGCCGCCGCAGCCAAAGCACGAATGTGAACCCCATTCAACTTACCTCCCTTGCTGAGGGCTTCCACCAGCATGTGCAGGCGCTGTTCCCGCTCGCTGTGGCGGCGTTCCAGCGACGTGACCTGCACACGTTTCAGGAACGCGCGATGGTGGATCCATCCGGGGGTAGCGAGCGTGAATAGAAACGATAGGGAATTGTTAAATCGGTTCGATTGATCCACTGATCGTTCGGGTCGCACTACATGCTACATGGACACGACGTCTACGTGGCCGGTTGTAAAATGTCTAAATCTGGTGAAATTTGACTTGGTAGCGAAAGATTCGAGGCAAGAAAAACTGGAAGGCAATCAAGATTTTATCTGAAAAACAAAAACCAgcgaaaaataaagaaaagcgAAAATTATAATGCTTTAATTTAATTCACACTGCtagaattattaattatttataaGTTATTATTAGTTCGGGGCCGATTTGCGATTTATGCGTacatgattttgtaaacaaactttGGAAAACGAATTTCGGCGAAAGCAAGCATTTCCTGACAAAACCacgccgtagcgtgcggttggccgggttggcccccgccaagggcgccagccctcAGGGGGTGCCAAAATCAAGAATTCCAGTATGAGaaacagaacaattttattagctaccgtcgtgcggggcttcttttgacaagtCATTTACtattttgtttcttcttcttcttcttctttctcccttcttccttcatctttttcccttcttctttctttcatcttcctccatccttcttcttgcttttttgtttcttcttgcttcttccttctcaattattcctcctttcttctcttACCTTCTTCCTCGTTTTATTCTTCCTCCTTTATTCCCTATTCCTTCTCCTCTCCTcctctctttctttttcttttttccttcaacCTTCTTCTTTCGTTTTTCTCCCGTCTAGccttttctttgttttctctTCCCTCTGtcgtcttctttttctttttttctttttcagtcttccttctttatactactttattccttcttgcctattatttcttcctttattccttcttccctcttctttgttccttctttctcttccctcttcttcattccttattcctacttatttctttcttcttcattagtTCTTCtacctacttccttcttctttctttctctgttCTTCTTCTTCGCGACTTcgcagtactcacttctcactccccacttcttatttggcctaatgaccgtttggCCTAACGACCATTCGGCCTATCGgccttcggcccaatgacccagCATCCTATTGAAGACGAAGTATTTTGTCAcgctcagggattgaatccaaaagagaatgagagaatctctcacttatcatctctgtatacgatatgtagcataccgtgagagccttttttcgcaagctgccatgataaagaactgattcgggaggctataccccatgatcaATTTCtcttttgcctctcttttatcggtGTTCGTTATCTAATGAGAGCGAAatctgcaaaccctggtcacGCTGCTTCCTATAGCAAAACGATATCTGAACATTCTGAACTACCTCAGATTATGTGATGGGCAAAAGGCATTTCTCCTTTCAGAGTGAGCAAGAACATAGAAAACTAGGGAAATTGACCCAAGTCATCCCACCGTTATTAAACCAGGTTCTCCAACAGATATGGTAATAATTCTGGAAAAGAGTCCGACTGGCAGccgattttttgtttgtttttttaagTTATATTAGGCCAATTGAGCTTCTTTgccctaaaaattaaaaatactgGTTTAGACACAAAGTCATAAATCGAGTGAAAAGTAAAGTTATgtcgttttgtttttttttcttctgtaagactttttaacattttaaagtacAACATTATAAATGATCAACGAATATTATTTCATTTGATATTAGCAAGacttaaaaaatacaaattaggatttaattttgaaaataaaagccACCAAATCATGaacagattttaaaattttgtaggAAAGAAGCACCTGACGTTAGATACCGCGAATTGTTCAACTACTGCTACGTGCAAGTCGTCTCCTCGGTTGCGCCAGCCGTTTCCGATTCCGAATTGTGCCAGTTTGTAACATTACCAGCTTTAAGGTTATATCGCCGTCGGAAACTCTCGCCAAATATCGTTCGCGAGGGAATCGCATTTTTTCTACAACTACCAAACCAATTGAACCCGAACGCCGCACTCAATGTTCCTCCGGGGCCACCGACGAGGCGCCTCTTGAAGCGTCGCTTCCCCTTCTGGGAACGGTTCGCGATTCGCGgaaatcaaaaccaaaattcCGTCGAAGCAGTAGAGAAAAACGAACCAAACAGGATAGATGTGAAGAAATGCAAAAAGTTTTACTTGGTGATTTGTGCATAGATTTGAAAAACCACGCGAATGCGTGCGAAATCGTCAAACAAAGGTGAGCGAAAACTCAATCCACATCGCGGGCCGTGGTCACTTCGTGCAGGACCTTGTCTTGCTTACCTTTGCCTTCAGAGCGTAGTAGTCAATGTTGTGGTTGGGCCTGCGCTTCTCCTTGGTGTGTAGAGTTTCCTCCCGTTCCGACAGACGCTGCTGCAGAATCCGAACTGTTTCGTGGCATGCTGCTAGTTCTCGTTCGTGAGCCGCTTGAAGGGTTTTGAGCTGTGAATGAGGGGGAAAATGTTGAAGAGAGTTTTGACTGAGACTAGAGAAGTAATGAATCGGTCAACTTACGTCCTGTAGCCTTTTGTCATGCAACGTCTTGTAGTCCGCTTCAAGCAATTTAATTTTAAGCTGGGCATCCTTCAAAGCATTGGTGTCGGATGCGACTCCATCTGCATAGTGCGCCGGATCATAGGTCTTACCTTTTGCGGTGGAAGGGTTTGTTGAGAAGGTACCAGATCGTCCCTCCGACTTCAGGTAGTTATCGCGTTCTTTTTGTAGCTTCTTGATAGTCTTCTTACAGTCTTCCACTTCTCTGGTTAATCGCTGAACGGCTTTCTCCTTGATAGCCAGATCCACACGCATTCCGCGGATGGTGGCCAACAGGTGGGCATCCTCTCGGCTTTGGATCTGTGAGTCAGACAACGAGTTCGGAATTTTTCCTCCGGCGTTGGCTGACGAAGCTCGCTTTGGCCCTCCCGAATGGTTGCGGCCTGGCCCTCCCGTTCCGGTCAGCTTGCTATCGGTCTGCACTGAAATGGACCTAGATTTAATACAATCCTTCTCGGGAATATCTTCGGTTTGCGTGAAGCTGCAGCTGGTAGCGGTGGCGATTGCGTTAACCTTCGGTAGCGACGCCGCCGCGTGGCTGGCAATGCTCGACAGCTCATCCATCTGTCGGATTATTTTCTCGTTCAGCTTCGAGTTGATCTCCTGCAGGCTGAGCACCTGCATCTCCAGATCGGCGATGTGAGTTTCGTACTTGGACTGCACCGAGTTGAAGCGAGCCTGCACGTTGGCCAGAATGCCCTGCGCTTTGGCATCCTGTTCTTTGGCGTCTGATTCCAGCTGTGCTATACGCTGCTCCAGGAGACGACGGGTTTGCGATGTGTCCTCAGCCggcttgttgttgttgctgtttttGCTAGCCACTAAAAATTGGGAAACTGTCGATTACATTCAATTTAATATCGGATAATAAATCGGGTTCAGCATTTGCCGTAATCGACGTAATGTCTATTAGCCTGAGGATGGAaccatttgttttaattttctgTTCAACATACCAATCAATGCCGACACCGAATCGGGATGCTTCCTCATCAGTATCCGTTCCATCTCCCGGCACTGCCGTTGCAGGTCCTGAATAGTCTTGGTGTCTTTCTCGTTAAGCTCTTGATATCGTTTCTTTTCACGGCGGGATTCTTCCAACTCCGACTGTAGTATCTTTTGCAGTTCCAGAGCTGCATCGCGGTCACTTCTTGCCGATTGCAGTTCGGATCTGAAAGACGAAAATACTTATAGCTATTTCTTTCATAAAAACCCAAACCTTTAAAAATGGAAACAGAGGAGGAATGACACCCGTATTAGATCCTAACTTAAAAAAGGGTGCAACTGTAAAAAGGATAAATAGTTAACAATCAAaagaatttatataaaaaatgaaagaatgaaaaaaaaatcatgagaaatataatagataaaaaaaacgtATTAGGCAACATCATGGAAAATATTCATTAAGGTCTTACCTCAACACATTGGCACACTCGGTCAAATGCTGCACGTCCAGCTTCAGTTTGTCGCTCTCCTCCTGTATTGCGCCGTGGTTTTCCCGCAGTGTCCGATGCACCTGCGACAGCGTATCGTACTGGATCTTCAGGCTCTCGAAGCGCTCCTCGGTGTCCTTGAGTTTCTCCTGCAGCTCGGTGATGCTGCTTTCCAGTTCCCGCTCTTTGGTCCAGCTGGCAAACGAATCCTGCGCGGTGCGAGTCGGTGACGGAGCGGTCGATTTGTCGCAGAACGTTTTTTCGCGGACCAGCGTTGGGGCGGGCGAGGGGCTTTTCCGGTCCCTGGATACCTCGTTCAGCGTTAGGTTGTAGATTTCCTCCAAATCTCGGATCCGTGATTGGGTCAGCAGCGATTGATTTTCTTTGTTATCTGCCTCGATGGATTTGCGAGGAAGTTGCGAGGCGGATGTTGGCATTGCGGACGCAGGCCGAGAAATGCTGTTTCGTTTCTTTGGCGTAGAGGCAGATTTAGTTGGCGTAGAGGAAGACCCTGCGGACACAGTCTTCCCGGCGGTGTTTCTTCTGTTACGCATTTCTGTCGCGGGCAGAGCGGTCGTAGGAGCGGAAACAATGAACGTTTGATCGGAATTGGGACGTACACCGCACTGGCTGTCAGGCTCTGCGCCAGCAGAGCTTATAGTGAAACTTTTCCGTCGGATGAAGTCCTTCGACGGAGGTTCAGGATCCTCGTCGTGGAAGATTTGCTAGAAGAAACAGAAaaggaaaaacccagattacAACCTTCAATCCAAAATGTTCTGCTGCTATCACTACACAAACTAATTACCAACTCGctttaaccctttccttcccatggtagctgtagagctccatcaaattttgcaccttccaacattcatcgaattatttcgacaacaaaaagcagtatttcgcgcaactttatggtttcattagactgcaaatattatcaattttgagtaaaaatagtaaaactattgaaaacaatcaagtaactattgatttacaatcaaaaactttttttttcgttttccactaatttaagctatgccaaataacttttgttctagcattttttcataagtgattccttcctattgaaatctttgaaaaaagtcgtgggaaaaAGAGGGTTAATCACCCTCCCCCTTCTAACAAACTCGTGACTAGCATATTAGCATCTTGTGGCCCGTCTCTAAACATACGTTTCGTCTACGACAAGTTGATgtagctatggaaaattatgaacaagaacagcttccctgggaagcttaccagactgatcaaagcaacggtggatggtgtgcaaaactgtgtgaagatttcgggcgaacactccagttcgttcgaatcgcgccggggactaagacaaggtgatggactttcgtgcctgttgttcaacattgcgctagaaggtgtcacgtggagagccgggtgtaacagtcggggtacgattttcaacagatccagtcaatttatttgtttcgcagatgacatggacattgtcggccgaacatttgcaaaggtgggggaactgtacacccgcctgaaacgagAAGCAACAacagttggactggtggtgaatgcgtcaaagaccaagtacatgcttgtgggcggaaccgagcgctaCAGGcctcgcctgggaagcagtgttacgatagacggggataccttcgaggtggtcgaggaattcgtctaccttggatcattgctaacggctgataacaatgttagtcgtaaaatacgaaggcgcataatctgtggaagtcgggcctactacgggctgcagaagaaactgcggtcaaagaagattcgccaccgcaccaaatgtgtcatgtacaagacgctaataagaccgattgtcctctacggacatgaaacctagacaatgctcgaggaggacttgcaagcactcggagtaatcgagagacgggtgctttgACCAACTGGACCGGTGTGCAAGCAGACAGTGTGTGGCGATGAAGAATGAACCGCGAGCtggcccagctctacggcgaacccagtatccacaaggtagctaaagccggaagggtacgatgggcagggcatgttgaaagaatgccggacagcaaccctgcaaagatggtgttcgcttccggccggtacgagacggcgtgcaGCGCAGCGatcgaggtgggcagaccaggtgcagaacgacttggcgagcgtggagcgaattcgaggatggagagatgcggcctcgaaccatgtattatgacatcaaattgttgattcggtgttatctgtttagatgtaaactaaataaatgaatgaatgaatgttagCGATCATGTCCTTCATGCTGCAAGAAACCACATTTCGACGGATCAACACGGCTTTTTTACTGAAGTTCACTACCACCTGCTTGACAGCCATGGAAGAAAAATCGCAAGTGGATGTGATTTACACGGACCTCAAGGCG
Encoded proteins:
- the LOC134207829 gene encoding centrosomal protein of 162 kDa isoform X1 — its product is MSLKQSYAPTNPEVGGVGSSGMEKLLEAQQQQLDDITSESSFLEFLRNEQRCSAAGSGTSGPNGVDGNGGLGEEVDVESIFMQVSQLAGNGEDGKSVDEILREAEHLIRKQHPLFGGNGADDGVGELDGIRRVQRATCGLRDISCESTPMEMRSGVLEELEMIARREEETRTFVKQIFHDEDPEPPSKDFIRRKSFTISSAGAEPDSQCGVRPNSDQTFIVSAPTTALPATEMRNRRNTAGKTVSAGSSSTPTKSASTPKKRNSISRPASAMPTSASQLPRKSIEADNKENQSLLTQSRIRDLEEIYNLTLNEVSRDRKSPSPAPTLVREKTFCDKSTAPSPTRTAQDSFASWTKERELESSITELQEKLKDTEERFESLKIQYDTLSQVHRTLRENHGAIQEESDKLKLDVQHLTECANVLRSELQSARSDRDAALELQKILQSELEESRREKKRYQELNEKDTKTIQDLQRQCREMERILMRKHPDSVSALIVASKNSNNNKPAEDTSQTRRLLEQRIAQLESDAKEQDAKAQGILANVQARFNSVQSKYETHIADLEMQVLSLQEINSKLNEKIIRQMDELSSIASHAAASLPKVNAIATATSCSFTQTEDIPEKDCIKSRSISVQTDSKLTGTGGPGRNHSGGPKRASSANAGGKIPNSLSDSQIQSREDAHLLATIRGMRVDLAIKEKAVQRLTREVEDCKKTIKKLQKERDNYLKSEGRSGTFSTNPSTAKGKTYDPAHYADGVASDTNALKDAQLKIKLLEADYKTLHDKRLQDLKTLQAAHERELAACHETVRILQQRLSEREETLHTKEKRRPNHNIDYYALKAKKGKRRFKRRLVGGPGGTLSAAFGFNWFGSCRKNAIPSRTIFGESFRRRYNLKAGNVTNWHNSESETAGATEETTCT